The Megachile rotundata isolate GNS110a chromosome 11, iyMegRotu1, whole genome shotgun sequence genome includes a region encoding these proteins:
- the LOC100877716 gene encoding armadillo repeat-containing protein 3 isoform X4 — translation MGPKRAEVSKQKERVDRREQTKHKFDVLRLEVKYPGTAILLLQCQEKPVLLAAAAALAKYGSKAKGNLEVLFDLDIVDSVIALITHEDLFTRRFAAKLLAEMVAIPNVLNFLLDSNYYIPHFTKVLINDQDLFMQEFSSLILAEMSKDPFGAAQMLNQCTDMDFLFERIQSPDPDVKKNSIEIIYNLLQDPTGAPMIIETKNFNLSAVYDLYNSPYPEIQKLALDVVTDLVSRNQDDHLQDLFRRSNGLQALLKFLDNIEWEDLHSKAFLILRLACDNVATAEMFDDIGGIKEMMNYLEGTVNSNLFMEALDVVVRLSDSPRGRHALYTYGIIDYLLRTLVGNVQPEIYEISCHGIGMMTLYDRAGKDLTASGCVTNILDIVKNENLKWSTRQAALFALKQLLTCDLKNCENFLSIQGQNYFLRMMKQPIGKVPVEVLVGMVKCFIIIARNQILRPTVVNVDVIDAMCTSFELTCPSMDDFKIACCNALAVLCMEKAGRAAFLKAHGHKRLYTLLTEVRSTPIRNAAAQLIQLLCGDPVLANAFVSAKYLNYMLNNRLIAKLIPSWDTCIEALFSAHLPIKFALTGRLSLHDVTKDGFYVLRRNVCKYAFTELQYSYVQTKIISFHRFPILDDIFRFKYCPMEPIYVVNCIRPRKSSIQEKIESLLSLQGVSSTSLPSISERDIFLSTEIRDLMMDMKFGRLQCDPCLYNYLELFKCKLIAAESKDVALKAEQGLVNVSYVASRAKMLAKFVAQQLAGPDPMITCVDHQLEIHLKQIKHCIETSVIPLGMLRVGSFLERALLFKVMADRIHLPAALVRGEYGAAWVEIAVPEIKHSTEKDIIKYYVEEMSCPDIVTLYDSVRHVTSEEEVSNESTFTDQDETFYPTKLLKPNFIVDLINNPGDLIPIDSRRAKIYCAKQLDCDTACEDVNV, via the exons ATGGGGCCAAAGCGTGCAGAG GTGTCCAAGCAAAAGGAAAGAGTTGATCGCAGGGAGCAAACTAAGCACAAGTTTGATGTTCTTCGGCTAGAAGTTAAATATCCAGGAACAGCGATATTGCTTTTACAATGTCAAGAAAAGCCTGTGCTCCTAGCTGCAGCTGCAGCCTTGGCAAAATATGGCAGCAAAGCTAAAGGAAACTTGGAAGTTCTATTCGACCTTGATATTGTGGATAGCGTGATTGCACTGATCACTCATGAAGATTTATTCACCAGAAG GTTTGCTGCAAAGTTATTAGCTGAGATGGTTGCTATTCCCAATGTCCTTAATTTTTTGCTGGACTCAAACTACTACATTCCACACTTTACAAAGGTCTTGATCAATGATCAGGATCTGTTCATGCAAGAATTCTCATCCTTAATATTAGCAGAAATGTCAAAGGACCCTTTTGGCGCAGCTCAAATGTTAAATCAGTGTACAGATATGGATTTTCTGTTTGAGAGAATCCAGTCACCAGATCCAGATGTGAAAAAGAAcagtatagaaattatatataatctttTACAAGATCCTACTGGAGCACCAATGATCATCGAAACAAAG AACTTCAACCTGTCAGCAGTGTACGATCTCTATAATTCCCCATATCCTGAAATTCAGAAGCTAGCCCTTGACGTAGTAACTGATCTAGTCAGCAGAAACCAGGATGACCACTTGCAAGACCTTTTTCGAAGATCAAACGGTCTCCAGGCTTTGCTAAAGTTTTTAGAC AATATCGAATGGGAAGATCTTCACTCAAAGGCATTCTTGATTCTTCGCTTAGCCTGTGACAATGTGGCAACTGCAGAAATGTTCGATGACATTGGAGGTATTAAGGAGATGATGAACTACTTGGAGGGAACTGTCAACTCGAACCTCTTCATGGAAGCCCTCGACGTGGTTGTTCGTCTGTCAGATTCCCCTAGGGGTAGACAT GCGTTATACACGTATGGAATCATCGATTACTTATTGCGTACATTAGTAGGCAATGTGCAGCCTGAAATATACGAAATTAGTTGCCATGGTATTGGAATGATGACTCTGTATGATAGAGCTGGTAAAGATTTAACGGCAAGTGGCTGTGTAACCAACATACTAG ACATAGTAAAGAATGAGAACTTGAAATGGAGTACCAGGCAAGCAGCACTGTTCGCTTTGAAGCAACTGTTGACATGTGACCTCAAGAACTGCGAAAACTTCTTGAGCATTCAAGGCCAG AATTATTTTCTGCGGATGATGAAACAACCTATAGGGAAGGTCCCTGTTGAGGTGCTAGTAGGAATGGTCAAATGCTTCATAATAATTGCAAGGAATCAAATCCTACGGCCTACTGTTGTCAACGTGGACGTGATCGATGCAATGTGCACATCTTTTGAA TTGACCTGTCCATCGATGGACGACTTCAAGATCGCCTGCTGCAACGCTCTCGCTGTTCTTTGCATGGAAAAAGCTGGAAGAGCCGCGTTTCTGAAGGCTCACGGGCATAAACGCTTATATACCTTATTGACGGAGGTCAGGTCGACCCCAATAAGGAACGCTGCCGCTCAACTGATTCAATTACTATGCGGAGATCCGGTTTTGGCCAATGCTTTCGTATCTgctaaatacttaaatta TATGCTGAATAATCGCCTAATTGCGAAGCTGATTCCTTCATGGGACACCTGCATCGAAGCCTTGTTTAGTGCGCATCTGCCGATCAAGTTTGCTCTCACTGGACGACTTTCCTTGCATGATGTCACTAAGGATGGTTTTTATGTTCTTCGAAGAAACGTTTGCAAGTATGCTTTcacagaattacaatactcatacgtacaaactaaaattatttcttttcacaGATTTCCAATATTGGATGATATCTTCCGGTTCAAGTACTGTCCAATGGAGCCCATATACGTAGTTAACTGCATCCGACCCCGTAAATCAAGCATCCAGGAGAAAATAGAAAGTCTATTATCTCTACAAG GTGTCAGCAGCACTAGCCTACCTAGCATCAGTGAGAGAGACATCTTCCTATCAACCGAGATCAGAGACCTGATGATGGACATGAAATTCGGTCGTCTTCAGTGCGACCCTTGCCTCTACAACTATTTAGAGCTCTTCAAGTGCAAGCTCATCGCTGCAGAATCAAAAGATGT AGCATTGAAAGCTGAGCAAGGATTAGTGAATGTTAGCTACGTTGCCTCTCGTGCTAAGATGTTAGCCAAATTCGTGGCTCAACAACTGGCAGGACCAGATCCTATGATCACGTGCGTGGACCATCAGTTGGAGATTCATTTGAAGCAGATCAAACATTGCATTGAGACGAGTGTGATACCGTTAGGGATGCTACGAGTGGGTTCCTTTCTGGAGAGAGCTCTGCTTTTCAAAGTGATGGCTGATAGGATACATTTGCCAGCTGCTCTGGTGCGAGGAGAGTATGGCGCAGCTTGGGTTGAAATAGCTGTACCTGAG atCAAACACTCGACCGAAaaagatattataaaatattacgtgGAGGAAATGTCCTGTCCAGACATCGTCACCTTATACGACTCTGTGCGACACGTCACAAGCGAAGAGGAAGTCTCAAACGAGTCGACTTTTACGGATCAGGATGAAACATTTTACCCGACGAAATTGCTGAAACCGAATTTTATCGTCGACTTGATAAACAATCCAGGAGACCTGATCCCGATAGACAGTCGTAGAGCAAAAATATACTGCGCGAAACAATTAGATTGCGACACGGCGTGTGAAGATGTAAATGTTTAA